The following nucleotide sequence is from Basilea psittacipulmonis DSM 24701.
ACTGGCGATTAACAAACGTATGATGCCATAGATCAATAAACTAAAAAATAAAGTCGCCAAAATATTATAAATACGATAAGGTTCTAACGCTAAATCGGGTTTGCTGGGTTGAGCAATGACTTCTAAATACAGTTGTTTACGATCCGCTTCAATTTTTGCTTGTTGTAGAGAGGCAATTGCGGTTGTTAATTCTTGCTGTGCCAGCGTATTGTTTAATACTAAACGTTGATACTCAGCGGTTTGCGTCGCTAATGAACTTTCATTACCAACAATGAGTTGGAGTTGCTTATCAATTTCTTTCTGAATGCTTTGTTCGCGTATGGTGAGTGTTCGTACTTGTGGGTTATTAGGAGAAATAGACTTGATTTGTGCTAATTGAGATTGTGTGTTAATTAATTCACTTTGCAAGCCAGAGATTAAATTTAAAAGCAATTCGGATTGTGCTTTTACATCTACCACCGCATGTTTGATACGGTATTGTGTGAGCTCTTGGGCGGTTTCATTAACATGTTGTTCAGCATCTTTAACCGTTTTTTCTGCAGATTTAATTGTATCTTGTCTGGCTCTTTCATTCAGACGATTGATTAATTGTTCAGCTTCATCTAGCAATGCCCGATTAATCTTTTGAGCTTCTTCCGCTTTAAAGGCTCTAATTTTTAAGGTAGCAATGCCTGATAATGGGTCTAAATAAATGGATTGGAAATTTAAGAAATATTGATAAAAGGATTCGTCTTCGTGATTCAAACCGAATGAAT
It contains:
- a CDS encoding capsule biosynthesis protein codes for the protein MMNMLDIASLRKKIKPLFCWIVIVPTFFSLIYFSFWASDIYISESSFVVRSARNQTSLTGIGALLQNVGISRSQDDAYTVQEFIRSRTAVDRLVQLLPIKSYYEDQGDLLKRFNSFGLNHEDESFYQYFLNFQSIYLDPLSGIATLKIRAFKAEEAQKINRALLDEAEQLINRLNERARQDTIKSAEKTVKDAEQHVNETAQELTQYRIKHAVVDVKAQSELLLNLISGLQSELINTQSQLAQIKSISPNNPQVRTLTIREQSIQKEIDKQLQLIVGNESSLATQTAEYQRLVLNNTLAQQELTTAIASLQQAKIEADRKQLYLEVIAQPSKPDLALEPYRIYNILATLFFSLLIYGIIRLLIASIREHRN